One Pseudodesulfovibrio cashew DNA window includes the following coding sequences:
- a CDS encoding carboxymuconolactone decarboxylase family protein has product MFLIDYVDPEKAEGVVGDAYSFFPAKLGVPAAVQLYSASPKLLDVQIGTIKYLAGQEELSFHLLAAIRLLAARHYCHDYCVSFNSGILAQAGLSKEEIDRLDDDPAAGFEEKEAALLGFVSKALTSPQNIGEKDVDALRALGWQDTSIFDAMAQAAQMAGASLVFRTFSK; this is encoded by the coding sequence ATGTTCCTGATTGATTACGTTGACCCGGAAAAGGCGGAAGGCGTCGTCGGCGATGCATATTCATTCTTTCCCGCAAAACTCGGTGTCCCTGCTGCGGTCCAGCTCTATAGTGCAAGCCCGAAACTGCTGGACGTGCAGATCGGGACCATCAAGTACCTCGCCGGACAGGAGGAGTTGAGCTTTCACCTGCTGGCGGCCATCCGGCTATTGGCGGCGCGGCATTACTGCCACGACTACTGCGTAAGTTTCAATTCCGGCATCCTCGCGCAGGCCGGATTGAGCAAGGAGGAGATTGACCGGCTCGACGACGACCCCGCAGCCGGGTTCGAGGAAAAGGAAGCCGCCCTGCTCGGCTTCGTCAGCAAGGCCCTGACTTCTCCACAGAATATAGGCGAAAAGGATGTGGACGCCCTGCGTGCCCTCGGCTGGCAGGACACCTCCATCTTCGACGCTATGGCACAGGCCGCACAAATGGCCGGAGCGAGCCTGGTCTTCCGCACCTTCTCCAAATAA
- a CDS encoding ribonuclease J — MASTSLTLYPLGGLGEIGMNCMAYGTERSMVLVDCGLMFPEDYHFGVDVVIPCFEMVLKQKEKLHGIVLTHGHEDHIGALPWLLQNVDVPVYGSEFTLGLVESKLREHGLEKWADLRPVRPYDRVLIGDFKFNFFPVCHSIIEGFGLGIETPVGRVVHTGDFKIDRNPLGGHATDLAAFRKFAEEGVHLMLSDSTNVEHEGFALTEREIKVSLREIFSTAKGRILVSLFSSHIQRMQEVFDLADAQGRKVAVSGRSLHRNIELAREMGHLKIPKGTFIELEELDQYGDSDLVLLITGSQGEPLAALSRMAMGEHRQLQVRPDDLFILSSRFIPGNVKAITRVINNLYRYGAEVLYEKMHGIHASGHAHAGELALMIESVRPRYFIPVHGEYRHLVKHSRLAVECGVGERCSLVVENGQSVSFYEDGSVEYGPLFPAEKILVDGKGVGDVGQSVLKERQLLAGEGLVIVVLVVDQATGEISIGPDIMSKGFVFEQEYRHFLDDAKCIVLDVHENIAPGDTNKLKERIRSALRRFFRKVLGRDPVVVPLVISIEGSE, encoded by the coding sequence ATGGCCTCCACGTCCCTTACCCTTTATCCACTGGGCGGTCTCGGCGAGATCGGCATGAACTGCATGGCCTACGGCACGGAGCGCTCCATGGTTCTCGTCGATTGCGGCCTCATGTTTCCCGAGGACTATCATTTCGGCGTGGACGTGGTCATTCCCTGCTTTGAGATGGTGCTCAAGCAGAAGGAGAAGCTGCACGGCATAGTGCTCACCCACGGCCACGAGGATCACATCGGCGCGCTGCCCTGGCTGCTCCAGAACGTGGACGTGCCGGTCTACGGCAGCGAATTCACTCTCGGCCTAGTGGAGAGCAAGCTGAGGGAGCACGGGCTCGAGAAGTGGGCTGACCTGCGTCCCGTACGTCCTTATGATCGGGTTTTAATCGGTGATTTCAAGTTCAATTTCTTTCCGGTTTGCCACTCCATCATCGAGGGCTTCGGGTTGGGCATCGAAACACCGGTAGGCCGTGTGGTGCACACCGGCGACTTCAAGATCGACCGCAATCCGCTGGGCGGGCACGCCACGGACCTGGCCGCGTTCCGCAAGTTCGCGGAGGAGGGCGTGCACCTGATGCTGTCGGACTCAACCAACGTGGAGCATGAGGGCTTCGCTCTTACCGAGCGGGAGATCAAGGTTTCGCTCAGGGAAATTTTCTCTACGGCCAAGGGGCGCATTCTGGTCTCCCTGTTCTCCAGCCATATCCAGCGCATGCAGGAAGTCTTCGATCTGGCCGACGCCCAGGGCCGCAAGGTGGCCGTGTCGGGCAGGAGCCTGCACCGCAACATCGAGCTCGCCAGGGAGATGGGGCATCTGAAGATTCCAAAGGGAACCTTCATCGAGCTGGAGGAGCTGGATCAGTACGGCGATTCGGACCTGGTCTTGCTTATTACCGGCTCACAGGGCGAGCCCCTGGCCGCGCTTTCTCGCATGGCCATGGGCGAGCATCGGCAGCTTCAGGTGCGCCCGGACGATCTTTTCATTCTTTCCTCCCGGTTCATCCCCGGCAACGTCAAGGCCATCACTCGTGTCATCAACAACCTCTACCGATACGGGGCGGAGGTGCTGTACGAGAAGATGCATGGCATCCACGCCTCGGGACACGCCCACGCCGGGGAACTAGCCTTGATGATCGAGTCGGTCCGGCCCCGGTACTTCATTCCCGTACACGGCGAATATCGACATCTGGTCAAACACAGCCGATTGGCTGTGGAGTGCGGCGTGGGTGAGCGGTGTTCCCTGGTGGTGGAGAACGGCCAGTCCGTGTCCTTCTACGAGGATGGTTCCGTGGAGTACGGCCCGCTCTTCCCGGCGGAGAAGATTCTGGTGGACGGCAAGGGCGTGGGAGATGTTGGCCAGTCCGTGCTCAAGGAGCGCCAGTTGCTGGCGGGCGAGGGACTGGTCATCGTTGTGCTGGTGGTGGATCAGGCCACCGGAGAAATTTCCATCGGCCCGGATATCATGTCCAAGGGGTTCGTCTTCGAGCAGGAGTACCGGCACTTCCTGGATGACGCCAAGTGCATCGTGCTTGACGTGCATGAAAACATCGCTCCGGGTGATACCAATAAGCTCAAGGAGCGCATCCGCTCCGCGCTCAGGCGGTTCTTCCGCAAGGTCCTGGGACGCGACCCGGTTGTGGTGCCCCTGGTCATCTCCATCGAGGGCAGCGAGTAG
- a CDS encoding M16 family metallopeptidase yields MFRKLLMLTGMLALLVGCQSTMKKNTDIASQSPATALPSLDKEDGATHLVRLSNGLTVLIKEDDRFPLVNTRLYVHAGSAYETPDIAGISHQLEHMVFKGTKKRGMGESARAIEAVGGNVNAATSFDYTVYYAEVPDNDWKLGMDVITDMAFNASIDPVELESEKKVVLSELKRGEDSPGSKLFKTLQHMVWKGTPYEWPIIGYPETVGALTREKIKAYIGRLYQPQSMLLAVVGKVDPQEVLAEAERLLGSKQNTGTVLPPEPFVIPEAGQGPKVVTLPGKWNKVYMGVAFPIPHSSSAEYAGLDLLSQLLGGDDTSRYYRKFKYDLHLVDSISVSPLALERGGMLYISATMDADKVDAFWRELTSDLASFDATVFTDREIDRARLNLEDSLFLAKETLSGLASKTAFLQFFENGEQGEKDYLFALNQADRSELQSLYDEYVRPDRMASAVLLPEQTTVKAEALEAITEQGWPVRNNVKKAKAAAAEAKEQVIDLPNGNRLVLLPDATLPYTAMSLYWTGGDGELTPDQEGLASLTAKALTRGTLTMSATEVQEFLADHAASLGASAGRNIFAVEAKFPTRFTGDILPLLTDVLTSPSFDLAEVDRSKQDQIAAIKSREDRPLGLAFRHLFPFLYKSGPYALLHQGTPEEVEKLGQSDIMRFWGRQAMQPMTIAVCGQFDPAAIESFAKTISTALTAPVGEYEFATPEWGTEREATLTLQDRNQAHLLMVFPTPGKTDKDDSARLELLKAALSGQSGLLFNELRDKQGLGYTVTSLLWQSRNTGFIALYIGTKPDTVEQSLEGFRKVIADLSAKVLPEDELTRAKNILTGDYYQEQQSLLSRSRQAASLMARGFERNYEQDIIERAQTVTPEQVREVVRKYMNPDKAYLMKVLP; encoded by the coding sequence ATGTTTCGAAAACTACTCATGCTGACCGGGATGCTTGCGCTCCTGGTAGGCTGCCAGAGCACCATGAAGAAAAACACCGACATCGCTTCCCAGTCCCCCGCCACGGCCCTGCCTTCCCTAGACAAGGAGGACGGCGCCACGCACCTCGTCAGACTCAGCAACGGGCTGACCGTGCTGATCAAGGAAGACGACCGTTTCCCCCTGGTCAACACCCGCCTCTATGTACACGCGGGCAGCGCCTACGAGACCCCGGACATCGCAGGAATCAGCCACCAGTTGGAGCACATGGTCTTCAAGGGTACCAAGAAGCGCGGCATGGGCGAATCCGCCAGAGCCATCGAGGCCGTGGGCGGCAACGTCAATGCGGCCACCAGCTTCGACTATACGGTGTACTACGCCGAGGTTCCGGACAACGATTGGAAGCTCGGCATGGACGTGATCACGGACATGGCGTTCAACGCTTCCATTGATCCTGTTGAGCTGGAAAGCGAAAAGAAGGTCGTGCTCTCGGAACTGAAGCGTGGCGAGGACTCGCCCGGCTCCAAGCTGTTCAAGACCCTTCAGCACATGGTCTGGAAGGGAACCCCCTACGAGTGGCCGATCATCGGCTACCCCGAGACCGTCGGCGCACTCACCCGCGAAAAGATCAAGGCATACATTGGCCGCCTGTACCAGCCCCAGTCAATGCTCCTGGCCGTGGTTGGCAAGGTCGATCCGCAGGAAGTGCTGGCAGAGGCTGAACGACTGCTCGGTTCCAAGCAGAACACAGGTACCGTCCTGCCGCCCGAGCCCTTTGTCATCCCGGAGGCGGGCCAGGGGCCGAAGGTGGTCACCCTGCCCGGCAAGTGGAACAAGGTATACATGGGCGTGGCCTTCCCCATTCCGCACTCCAGTTCCGCCGAGTATGCCGGGCTGGACCTCCTCTCCCAGCTCCTGGGTGGGGACGATACCTCCCGTTACTACCGCAAGTTCAAGTATGATCTGCATCTTGTGGATTCCATTTCTGTCTCTCCGCTGGCCCTGGAACGGGGCGGCATGCTCTATATCAGCGCCACAATGGATGCGGACAAGGTGGACGCATTCTGGCGCGAACTGACGTCTGATCTCGCCTCCTTCGACGCCACCGTCTTCACCGATCGGGAGATCGACCGCGCCCGGCTCAACCTGGAGGACTCACTCTTCCTGGCCAAGGAGACCCTCTCCGGCCTGGCCAGCAAGACCGCTTTCCTCCAGTTCTTCGAAAACGGTGAACAAGGAGAAAAGGATTATCTCTTTGCCCTCAACCAGGCCGATCGCAGCGAGCTGCAGTCTCTTTATGATGAATATGTGCGACCGGACCGGATGGCCTCGGCCGTACTCCTGCCCGAGCAAACCACCGTCAAGGCCGAGGCACTCGAAGCCATCACCGAACAGGGCTGGCCCGTCCGCAACAACGTGAAGAAGGCCAAGGCCGCTGCAGCAGAGGCCAAAGAGCAGGTTATCGACCTGCCCAACGGCAACCGGCTCGTGCTCCTGCCGGATGCAACCCTGCCCTACACGGCCATGTCCCTGTACTGGACCGGTGGCGATGGGGAACTGACGCCCGACCAGGAAGGTCTCGCCTCCTTGACGGCCAAGGCGCTGACGCGCGGCACCCTGACCATGTCCGCCACCGAGGTACAGGAGTTCCTGGCCGATCACGCCGCGTCCCTAGGGGCCAGCGCAGGTCGCAACATCTTTGCCGTGGAGGCCAAGTTCCCCACCCGTTTCACCGGCGACATTCTGCCGCTGCTGACGGACGTGCTGACATCCCCCTCCTTTGATCTGGCCGAGGTGGATCGCTCCAAGCAGGACCAGATTGCGGCCATCAAGAGCCGCGAAGATCGCCCGCTGGGTCTCGCTTTCCGCCACCTCTTCCCGTTCCTGTACAAGTCCGGCCCATACGCCCTGCTCCACCAGGGCACACCTGAGGAAGTCGAAAAGCTCGGCCAGTCCGACATCATGCGCTTCTGGGGCAGACAGGCCATGCAGCCCATGACCATCGCTGTCTGCGGCCAGTTCGATCCGGCGGCCATCGAGTCCTTTGCCAAGACCATTTCCACGGCCCTCACCGCGCCCGTGGGCGAATACGAGTTCGCCACTCCCGAGTGGGGCACCGAGCGCGAGGCCACCCTGACCCTTCAGGACCGCAACCAGGCTCACCTGCTCATGGTCTTCCCCACCCCCGGCAAGACTGACAAGGACGACTCGGCACGGCTGGAATTGCTGAAAGCGGCCCTGTCCGGCCAGTCCGGCCTCCTCTTCAATGAACTGCGCGACAAGCAGGGACTGGGCTACACCGTAACCTCCCTGCTCTGGCAGAGCCGCAACACCGGGTTCATAGCCCTGTACATCGGCACCAAGCCCGACACCGTGGAGCAATCCCTGGAAGGCTTCCGCAAGGTTATCGCCGATCTCTCCGCCAAAGTGCTGCCCGAGGACGAACTGACCCGCGCCAAGAACATCCTCACCGGGGACTACTACCAGGAACAGCAGTCCCTGCTCTCCCGCAGCCGTCAGGCCGCCAGCCTCATGGCGCGCGGCTTCGAACGGAATTATGAGCAGGATATCATCGAGCGCGCCCAGACCGTCACCCCGGAGCAGGTCCGGGAAGTGGTGCGCAAATACATGAACCCCGACAAAGCCTATTTGATGAAGGTGTTGCCGTAG
- a CDS encoding DUF2238 domain-containing protein yields the protein MDTGEPASSRFPAFLAGLFVLFWGALAIDPVMRDVWWAENLPIMGVFLLLVLTFRKFRFSNLAYALMAVWMVLHTIGGHYTFANVPFDAVTDFFGFERNHFDRLGHYSIGFYAYPIAELLTRKKLAHPVVTSLFALFAIMALAAGYEIIEWWYAVLAGGEAGIEFLGSQGDIWDAQTDMLCDTLGAISVLVLFRFTGPKNAA from the coding sequence ATGGATACGGGCGAGCCCGCTTCGTCCCGCTTTCCCGCCTTCCTGGCAGGACTCTTTGTCCTCTTCTGGGGGGCGCTGGCCATCGATCCGGTCATGCGGGATGTATGGTGGGCCGAGAATCTGCCCATCATGGGCGTGTTCCTGCTGCTGGTCCTGACCTTCCGCAAATTCCGCTTCTCCAATCTCGCCTACGCACTGATGGCGGTATGGATGGTCCTGCACACCATCGGCGGGCACTACACTTTCGCCAACGTCCCCTTTGACGCGGTCACCGACTTTTTCGGTTTCGAGCGCAACCACTTCGACCGCCTCGGGCATTACTCCATCGGCTTTTACGCCTATCCCATAGCCGAATTGCTGACGCGCAAAAAGCTCGCCCACCCCGTGGTCACCTCTCTCTTCGCCCTGTTCGCCATCATGGCGCTGGCCGCCGGGTATGAGATCATCGAATGGTGGTACGCAGTCCTGGCCGGAGGTGAGGCAGGCATCGAGTTTCTCGGCTCACAGGGCGACATCTGGGACGCCCAGACCGACATGCTCTGCGACACGCTGGGGGCGATCAGCGTATTGGTCCTGTTCCGGTTTACCGGGCCCAAGAACGCAGCATAG
- a CDS encoding SLC13 family permease, whose amino-acid sequence MTLPALPNEHALAVLLLTGLALILFSRDRIPLETSSLLILAALTIGFELFPFAPDGTPLHAVIFFQGFGNEALIAVCALMIAGQGILRTGALEPVGRSLGRIWRTSPVLSLLLTLILGAFISAFINNVPVVVLFLPVLISVSLTTGKSATPILMPMGFSTLLGGTGTTIGTSTNLLVVSVAAEMGAHSFGMFDFLVPAVIAGGIGIAYLWLIAPRLLPEREIAISQSSPRVFTAHLAITESSPVNGEPLHKALALTHGRMEVSALERGEGKPIMLLPDAVLHPGDHLVVSDTPNNLKEFERILKGTLYPVGSEDEPVDDDHPLCDDDQQIAEIALFQNSPLVGTTLKQYGFTDRFCIIALAIHRSGHRYLRVVDELRNLRLKVGDILLVQGPRDKIAELKQSREFVVLDATMDLPYQRKAPVALVIMLGIIITAALGVLPIAVSAPAGALLMILTGCLSWRDATRALSAQVILIVVASLALGIAMLKTGAADYLGALFTALAGSASPAFVISGLMLLMAVLTNIISNNAAAVIGTPIAISIANRMGLPPEAFVLAVLFGANMSFATPMAYKTNLLVMNAGEYAFSDFVKVGVPLALLMWGTLSFLLPAYYL is encoded by the coding sequence ATGACCCTGCCCGCCCTGCCCAACGAACACGCCCTTGCCGTCCTGCTGCTGACCGGACTGGCGCTTATTCTGTTCAGCCGTGACAGGATACCGCTTGAAACCTCCAGCCTGCTCATTCTTGCCGCCCTCACCATCGGCTTCGAACTGTTCCCCTTTGCGCCCGACGGAACCCCGCTCCACGCGGTGATTTTCTTCCAAGGCTTCGGCAATGAGGCTTTGATAGCAGTGTGCGCCCTGATGATCGCCGGCCAGGGAATCCTGCGAACCGGCGCGCTGGAGCCGGTGGGGCGGAGTCTGGGACGCATCTGGCGGACAAGCCCGGTCCTCTCCCTGTTGCTGACCCTGATCCTCGGAGCGTTCATCAGCGCCTTCATCAACAACGTCCCCGTGGTAGTGCTGTTCCTTCCCGTGCTCATCAGCGTCTCGCTGACCACGGGAAAGTCGGCCACTCCCATCCTCATGCCCATGGGATTTTCCACCCTGCTCGGCGGCACGGGAACGACCATCGGAACCTCCACCAACCTGCTGGTTGTTTCCGTGGCGGCGGAGATGGGCGCGCACTCCTTCGGCATGTTCGACTTCCTTGTCCCGGCCGTCATCGCTGGCGGCATCGGTATCGCCTACCTCTGGCTAATTGCTCCCCGGCTGCTCCCCGAGCGGGAGATCGCCATCAGTCAGTCCTCGCCGCGCGTTTTTACCGCTCATCTCGCCATCACCGAATCCAGCCCGGTCAACGGAGAACCGCTGCACAAGGCCCTGGCCCTGACCCACGGAAGGATGGAGGTCTCCGCCCTTGAACGAGGAGAAGGCAAGCCCATCATGCTCCTGCCCGATGCCGTGCTGCACCCTGGGGACCACCTCGTGGTCAGCGACACGCCGAACAACTTGAAGGAATTTGAAAGGATTTTGAAAGGTACCCTCTATCCGGTCGGCTCCGAGGATGAACCTGTCGACGACGATCATCCCTTGTGCGACGACGACCAGCAGATCGCTGAAATCGCCCTGTTCCAGAACTCTCCCCTGGTCGGAACAACGCTGAAACAATACGGGTTCACCGACCGGTTCTGCATCATCGCCCTGGCCATCCACCGCTCCGGGCACCGCTACCTCCGCGTAGTGGACGAATTGCGAAACCTGCGCCTGAAGGTGGGGGACATCCTGCTCGTCCAGGGACCGCGCGACAAGATCGCCGAACTGAAACAAAGCAGGGAGTTCGTGGTTCTCGACGCCACCATGGACCTGCCCTACCAGCGCAAGGCGCCCGTGGCTCTGGTCATAATGCTGGGAATCATCATTACCGCCGCTCTGGGAGTACTTCCCATCGCCGTCAGCGCCCCGGCCGGAGCCCTACTCATGATCCTGACCGGCTGCCTGAGCTGGCGGGACGCCACCCGCGCCCTGAGCGCCCAGGTCATCCTGATCGTGGTGGCCAGCCTGGCCCTGGGCATCGCAATGCTCAAGACGGGCGCGGCCGACTATCTCGGCGCGCTGTTCACGGCGCTTGCGGGCAGCGCTTCGCCGGCCTTCGTCATCAGCGGACTCATGCTGCTCATGGCCGTGCTGACGAACATCATCTCCAACAACGCAGCCGCGGTCATCGGCACTCCCATCGCCATCTCCATAGCAAACAGAATGGGACTGCCTCCCGAAGCCTTCGTGCTCGCGGTATTGTTCGGCGCGAACATGAGCTTTGCCACACCCATGGCCTACAAGACCAATCTTCTGGTCATGAACGCGGGAGAATACGCCTTCAGCGACTTCGTCAAGGTCGGCGTGCCGCTGGCGCTGCTTATGTGGGGGACCCTCTCGTTCCTGCTTCCGGCCTATTACCTGTAG
- a CDS encoding lysophospholipid acyltransferase family protein: MLRRVFFVLLLWLVTVYYSYKMMRVDPETCTPEEYDHWGLKWGEAAVNLAGIDIEADLGNVDPNGHYVFIVNHQSNLDIPVLFELLKGNRIRFVAKKSLFDIPIYGKALAHAGHICIDRENRRSAMKSLGEAVEKAKSGFSPVIFPEGTRNTSLDELMEFKVGGMIIALKSGLPVVPIVITNTGRVMGKGQFVIDNRPVVRVKALPAIDPSEYSLKEREKFKDDLYAMMNEAYKELLAKG, encoded by the coding sequence ATGCTTCGACGCGTATTTTTCGTTCTTCTCCTGTGGTTGGTAACCGTCTACTATAGTTACAAGATGATGCGGGTCGATCCCGAGACGTGTACTCCCGAGGAATATGATCACTGGGGGCTCAAATGGGGCGAGGCCGCGGTCAACCTTGCGGGCATCGACATTGAGGCCGACTTGGGCAATGTGGACCCCAACGGTCACTACGTGTTTATCGTCAACCATCAATCCAATCTGGATATTCCGGTTCTGTTCGAGCTGCTCAAGGGCAACCGTATTCGGTTCGTGGCCAAGAAGTCGCTGTTCGACATTCCCATCTACGGCAAGGCTCTGGCCCATGCCGGGCACATCTGCATAGACCGCGAAAACCGGCGTTCGGCCATGAAGAGCCTTGGCGAGGCCGTGGAAAAGGCCAAATCCGGCTTCTCCCCGGTCATCTTTCCCGAGGGTACGCGCAACACCAGCCTCGACGAACTCATGGAGTTCAAGGTCGGAGGCATGATCATCGCGCTCAAGTCCGGTCTGCCTGTCGTGCCCATCGTCATAACCAACACCGGTCGGGTCATGGGCAAGGGGCAGTTCGTCATCGACAACAGGCCTGTGGTTCGAGTCAAGGCATTGCCTGCCATCGATCCCTCGGAATACAGCCTCAAGGAGCGTGAGAAGTTCAAGGATGATCTCTACGCAATGATGAACGAAGCCTACAAAGAACTGCTCGCCAAAGGATAA
- a CDS encoding succinate dehydrogenase/fumarate reductase cytochrome b subunit yields MSISYAPAGKSGKWDGVMDWFQMLSGASLILFMWCHMLLVSSVVISPGVMNSIAEFFESTGLAQVGGPLIFLVFLVHFVLAARKIPFRFDGQKTVVQHAKMLNHGDTWMWVIQAVSAMIILIMGSIHMWVVLTDLPITAAKSAARIQGGFWAAFYLVLLPLAEIHVGIGFYRIAVKWGFIKDRERGKFKRGENVLTLMFITIGFITLIRFMFLAIN; encoded by the coding sequence ATGTCCATCAGTTACGCACCTGCCGGCAAATCCGGTAAGTGGGATGGCGTAATGGACTGGTTCCAGATGCTTTCGGGCGCCAGTCTCATCCTGTTCATGTGGTGCCATATGCTTCTGGTATCCAGCGTCGTCATCAGTCCCGGCGTCATGAACAGCATCGCCGAGTTTTTCGAGTCGACCGGCTTGGCCCAGGTCGGCGGTCCGCTTATCTTTCTAGTCTTCCTGGTACATTTCGTACTCGCAGCCCGGAAGATCCCCTTTCGTTTCGACGGCCAGAAAACGGTCGTTCAGCATGCGAAGATGCTAAACCACGGCGACACCTGGATGTGGGTCATCCAGGCCGTGTCGGCCATGATCATTCTGATCATGGGGTCCATCCACATGTGGGTGGTGCTTACCGACCTGCCCATCACAGCGGCCAAGTCCGCCGCTCGCATCCAGGGCGGTTTCTGGGCGGCTTTCTATCTGGTTCTGCTTCCCCTGGCCGAGATTCACGTCGGCATCGGTTTCTACCGCATTGCCGTCAAGTGGGGCTTCATTAAGGACCGGGAGCGCGGCAAGTTCAAGCGCGGCGAAAACGTGTTGACCCTGATGTTCATCACTATCGGTTTCATCACCCTTATCCGCTTCATGTTCCTGGCCATCAACTAA
- a CDS encoding TetR/AcrR family transcriptional regulator yields MSEETRQRIIEAGADLVHQKGFNNTGLKDILRAADVPKGSFYFYFANKEAFGIAIVDHFSKGFRDMTDAIRRDTSLTPLEKVRAIFHALGKHFKDHGYTRGCPLGNLAQEMSDLSEPFRASLSSALDGMAGIFAELVAEAQAAGEVSTDLDPHDTGIFIVESSHGALIRMKVSKSDEPLEINEKFIFGKILK; encoded by the coding sequence ATGAGCGAAGAGACAAGGCAACGCATCATCGAAGCCGGAGCCGACCTGGTCCACCAAAAAGGGTTCAACAACACCGGGCTCAAGGATATCCTCCGGGCCGCCGACGTGCCCAAGGGGTCGTTCTATTTCTACTTCGCCAACAAGGAAGCCTTCGGCATCGCCATTGTCGATCATTTCAGCAAAGGCTTTCGGGACATGACCGATGCCATCCGACGGGACACATCACTGACCCCACTTGAAAAGGTGCGGGCCATATTCCATGCCTTGGGCAAGCACTTCAAGGATCACGGCTACACGCGCGGTTGCCCCTTGGGAAATCTGGCTCAGGAGATGAGCGATCTCAGCGAGCCCTTCCGTGCCAGCCTCAGCTCTGCCCTTGACGGCATGGCCGGAATTTTTGCCGAATTGGTAGCCGAGGCTCAGGCGGCAGGAGAAGTATCCACTGATCTCGACCCGCATGATACCGGCATCTTTATCGTGGAATCCTCTCACGGCGCATTGATCCGAATGAAAGTCAGCAAAAGCGACGAACCGCTCGAAATCAACGAAAAGTTCATATTTGGCAAGATATTGAAGTAG